From Nicotiana tabacum cultivar K326 chromosome 20, ASM71507v2, whole genome shotgun sequence, one genomic window encodes:
- the LOC142174654 gene encoding uncharacterized protein LOC142174654 — MDNYEVTDIGYIGSRFTWCNNRRPRKRIWKRLDRVFINDLWAQKFNSNTVKHLVRTGSDYIPMLMKSHSDQTNIIKYFKFLNFWVNRQGFQDLVKEVWGKPIVGNPMWRLQQKLKKLGKSLSQWSRERVGDVHQHVEAQEAHVQTVEELELIDNSEQVRTDLNKAHAKYVRWLAQQESLLKQKSQIKWFEEGDCNRDEKIARAAIRHFERMFNLQQQSVDSNIVDCIPTCITTKQNEMMIKIPEEEEIKESVISMSAHSSTGPDGFSGMFYHKCWDIIKDDVVAFVQQIFKGGKLTNKIISKILSRRLNPLLSCLISENQSGFVKGRLITENVLLAQEIVQGIGKSNIGGNMVIKLDMAKAYDRMSWKLTVVLKKYGFSEVLINIIWNLISEMCQGLKQGDPLSPSLFILAAEVLTKMLNNLINNERFIPFSMSPKGPCINHLAYVDDLLIFSSGKSSSIKLIMKQVRRYERSSGQKVNMNKSYFLTAPNTGASRINKMREATGFMDKNFPFTYLGCPIYVGRKKIFYFEDLLSKIVKRLNGWQGRMLSYGGRLILIKHVLQSLPTYTLVALNPPKGILNLMEKHWQVVFGLQLVINQNIIGVLGRIYVFLKKKVNSFWWDNWTEKGALANIPPRRNGSTKDKVKEFFSEEDWNVQTIESFLSEDMVQHIENISCGDQDAPYFIYWDATPDRQYSNSSVWQLVVEKLKHTVIWKQVVWLKPPIGEVKHNTDGSFINENGKAWIGEALAVNYGGRWCVQHGYNVLSLEIDSLMVANMLKDKVTNNMKLRSLIEDTSQIFNQATVKIAHCYREANQVADGLAKLATTLEEVSFYHTFQQLPEMVKGPFQLDKCQMPSIRLRYDKANFFIS, encoded by the exons ATGGACAATTATGAAGTTACGGACATAGGCTACATTGGGTCTAGATTTACATGGTGTAACAATAGAAGGCCAAGAAAAAGAATATGGAAGAGGTTGGACAGAGTCTTCATAAACGACCTATGGGCACAGAAGTTTAACAGTAACACCGTCAAACACCTAGTGAGGACAGGCTCAGATTACATACCTATGCTAATGAAAAGTCATTCTGATCAAACAAACATTATCAAGTACTTCAAATTTCTTAATTTTTGGGTGAACCGGCAGGGATTTCAAGATTTGGTTAAAGAGGTTTGGGGGAAGCCAATAGTTGGGAACCCTATGTGGAggttacaacaaaaattaaagaaattaGGGAAGAGTCTCAGTCAGTGGTCCAGAGAAAGGGTAGGGGATGTTCACCAGCATGTCGAAGCACAGGAAGCACATGTGCAAACAGTGGAGGAATTGGAATTGATTGATAACTCAGAGCAAGTAAGAACAGATCTCAATAAGGCTCATGCTAAATATGTGAGATGGCTTGCACAACAGGAATCACTATTAAAGCAAAAATCCCAAATTAAATGGTTTGAGGAAGGAGACTGTAACA GGGATGAAAAGATTGCAAGGGCAGCTATTAGACACTTTGAGAGAATGTTTAACCTACAACAACAGAGTGTAGATAGTAATATTGTAGACTGCATTCCTACATGTATTACTACTAAACAAAATGAGATGATGATCAAGAttccagaagaagaagaaattaaagaatcAGTAATCAGTATGAGTGCTCATAGTTCTACAGGGCCGGATGGCTTCAGTGGCATGTTCTATCACAAATGTTGGGACATCATAAAAGATGACGTTGTGGCTTTTGTTCAGCAAATCTTCAAGGGAGGAAAACTTACCAA CAAAATTATCTCCAAAATATTGTCTAGAAGACTGAACCCTTTGCTGTCGTGTTTGATCTCTGAAAACCAAAGCGGTTTTGTGAAGGGGAGACTAATTACAGAAAATGTCCTATTAGCTCAAGAGATTGTGCAGGGTATTGGCAAGAGTAATATAGGTGGGAATATGGTGATAAAGCTAGACATGGCCAAAGCATACGACAGGATGTCATGGAAGTTAACAGTTGTTCTGAAAAAATATGGCTTCTCAGAGGTGCTGATCAACATCATCTGGAATCTTATATCTGAAATGTG CCAAGGGTTAAAACAAGGGGATCCATTATCGCCTTCATTATTCATACTAGCAGCTGAGGTGTTGACTAAAATGCTTAACAATCTGATCAACAATGAAAGGTTTATACCATTCTCCATGAGTCCGAAAGGACCTTGTATTAACCATCTAGCATATGTAGACGACCTACTGATCTTTAGCAGTGGAAAGTCGAGCTCTATCAAGCTGATTATGAAGCAAGTTAGAAGATATGAAAGAAGTTCAGGGCAGAAGGTCAACATGAATAAAAGCTACTTTTTGACAGCACCAAACACGGGAGCTTCTAGGATCAACAAAATGAGAGAAGCAACTGGGTTTATGGACAAGAACTTCCCATTCACATATTTAGGGTGTCCCATCTATGTAGGCAGAAAAAAGATATTTTACTTTGAAGATCTACTGTCTAAGATTGTGAAAAGGTTGAACGGATGGCAGGGTAGAATGCTTTCTTATGGAGGAAGACTCATCCTAATAAAGCATGTTCTTCAATCACTCCCCACTTATACCCTAGTGGCACTTAACCCTCCTAAGGGTATACTGAATCTCATGGAAAAACATTGGCAAGTTGTTTTTGGGCTTCAACTGgtgataaatcaaaatatcattgGAGTTCTTGGAAGAATCTATGTTTTCCTAAAGAAGAAG GTGAACAGTTTTTGGTGGGACAACTGGACGGAGAAAGGAGCTTTAGCTAATATTCCACCTAGAAGAAATGGTTCTACTAAAGACAAAGTCAAAGAATTCTTCTCTGAGGAAGACTGGAATGTGCAAACGATAGAAAGCTTTCTATCTGAGGATATGGTACAACATATTGAAAACATTAGCTGTGGAGATCAAGATGCGCCATATTTTATATACTGGGATGCTACTCCAGACAGACAGTattctaatagctctgtatggcAACTG GTGGTGGAGAAATTGAAGCATACTGTAATTTGGAAACAGGTGGTTTGGTTGAAACCTCCCATTGGGGAAGTAAAACATAACACCGATGGAAGCTTCATAAACGAAAATGGGAAAGCATGGATAGGAG AAGCTCTAGCAGTGAACTATGGAGGAAGATGGTGCGTGCAACATGGATACAATGTCCTATCTTTGGAAATTGACTCTTTAATGGTTGCCAACATGCTCAAAGACAAAGTCACCAACAACATGAAGCTCAGATCTCTTATAGAAGATACATCACAGATTTTTAACCAAGCTACAGTCAAAATTGCTCACTGCTACAGAGAAGCGAACCAGGTAGCAGATGGATTGGCTAAGTTAGCGACTACACTGGAAGAAGTATCCTTCTATCACACATTTCAGCAACTTCCAGAAATGGTAAAGGGACCATTTCAACTTGATAAATGTCAAATGCCGAGTATAAGATTGAGGTACGACAAGGCTAATTTCTTTATCAGTTAA
- the LOC107773563 gene encoding uncharacterized protein LOC107773563 — translation MCWYLHAQMTVTRKTTASQRRDTAAGEGTSRVPPVDGAQSEAQGETPTQPLPAPPPTTEIPREIAHPVPPPLPLDQDLRSAVHLLTQLVATQQQARASASAGTSEGSGNSRVREFIALSPPEFMGTDQREDPQDFIDQLHRIFRVMDATEKEAVELAAFRLRDIAILWYEGWERSRGRDAPPAIWENFSDAFLDQYLPREIRQARVDQFLALKQGNMSVREYSLRFDSLARYAPSIVTTMRDRIHRFIAGLAPELTEACATAALQDSMDISRIQAFAQNIERGRRRQQGTERAEQGQRKRMRFPRSQEQYQGSYRTQYFGRPPRPPPPQLQGYRYDRYTQSGPGESSRASGLQRQRGSAQTWSFPPRCDICGRGYLGQCRAGSDACYTCGRPGHMMRDCPNRYSRGMAQPSS, via the coding sequence atgtgttggtatttgcatgcacagatgacggtgactaggaagactacggctagccagaggagagatacagcagcaggtgaggggaccagcagggtacccccagtagatggggcccagtctgaggctcaaggtgagacccctactcagccattaccggctcctccaccaactacggagattcctagggaaatcgcacatccagttccccctccacttccattagatcaggacttgaggagtgcggtgcatttgttgacacagttggtagctacccagcaacaggctagggcatcagctagtgcaggaacttctgaggggtctgggaattcaagggtccgagagtttattgctttgagtcccccagagttcatggggacagatcagagggaggacccacaagatttcatagatcagcttcacaggatctttcgtgttatggatgccacggagaaagaggcagttgagctagcagcttttcgactccgagatatagccatcctttggtacgagggatgggagaggtccaggggacgtgatgcacctccagctatttgggagaatttttcagatgccttccttgaccagtacttaccacgggagatccgacaggctcgagtcgatcagtttctagccctcaagcagggtaatatgagtgttcgagagtatagtctccgttttgactcattggccagatatgcaccatccatagttactactatgcgggacaggattcacaggtttatagcagggttagccccagagttaaccgaggcatgtgccaccgctgcattgcaggatagtatggatatctcccggattcaggcattcgcccagaatatagaaaggggtaggcgtcggcagcagggtacagagagggctgagcaagggcaacgtaagaggatgagatttcccaggtctcaggagcaatatcagggtagttataggacccagtacttcggacggccacctaggcctccgccacctcagttacagggttacaggtatgaccgttatactcagtcaggaccaggtgagagctcacgggcgtcgggtttgcagcgacaacgaggatctgcgcagacatggtcatttcctccacggtgtgacatctgtggtagaggatacttgggccaatgccgagcaggttctgatgcttgttatacatgtgggcgtccagggcatatgatgcgagattgcccaaatagatattcgaggggaatggcacaaccatcAAGTtaa